From Oryza brachyantha chromosome 9, ObraRS2, whole genome shotgun sequence, a single genomic window includes:
- the LOC102709399 gene encoding tuliposide A-converting enzyme b1, amyloplastic-like — protein MQNITQREVCINATPQPMRLLPPSIVAMEPHMEEVVFDSSFFRIYKNGNVHRLYRPPIVAAGVDDATGVVSKDVVLDTGTGLFVRVYLPKGQEPGKKLPLLVYFHGGGFIIESADSATYHNYLNAVAAVAGVLVVSVNYRLAPENPLPAGYEDSWAALLWAVSRKDDWLAEHGDTARVFVAGDSAGGNIVHNMLLRASSSDGPTIEGAILLHPFFGGSTAIDGESEEAVHITSKVWTCACPGAANGVDDPRMNPTAPGAPALESVGCARLLVCAAQEDWLAARGRAYYAAVAASAWRGSAAWHETEGEGHVFFLRAPGNCDKARQLMDRVVAFISGA, from the coding sequence ATGCAGAATATCACTCAACGTGAGGTCTGTATAAACGCGACTCCTCAGCCAATGCGACTCCTCCCCCCCTCCATTGTGGCCATGGAACCGCACATGGAGGAGGTGGTGTTTGACAGCTCTTTCTTCCGCATCTACAAGAACGGCAACGTGCACCGCCTCTACCGGCCCCCAATAgttgccgccggcgtcgacgatGCCACCGGAGTCGTCTCCAAGGACGTCGTCCTCGACACCGGGACAGGTTTGTTCGTCCGCGTCTACCTGCCCAAGGGGCAAGAACCTGGCAAAAAGCTTCCCCTCCTTGTGTActtccacggcggcggcttcaTCATCGAGTCCGCGGACTCCGCCACTTACCACAACTACCTcaacgccgtcgccgccgtggcgggGGTCCTTGTGGTGTCCGTCAACTACCGCTTAGCGCCGGAGAACCCGCTCCCTGCTGGATACGAAGATTCTTGGGCGGCGCTCCTGTGGGCGGTGTCCAGAAAGGACGACTGGCTCGCCGAGCACGGCGACACGGCCCGTgtcttcgtcgccggcgacagcgccggcggcaacaTCGTGCACAACATGCTCCTTAGGGCCTCCTCGAGCGACGGACCAACGATAGAGGGCGCGATCCTGCTCCATCCGTTCTTCGGCGGGAGCACGGCCATCGACGGCGAGTCCGAGGAGGCGGTCCACATAACCTCGAAGGTGTGGACGTGCGCGTGCCCGGGGGCGGCCAACGGCGTGGACGACCCGAGGATGAACCCAACCGCGCCTGGCGCGCCGGCGCTGGAGAGCGTCGGCTGCGCGCGGCTGCTCGTGTGCGCGGCGCAGGAGGACTGGCTCGCGGCGAGGGGCCGCGCTTACtacgccgccgtggccgcgagcgcgtggcgcgggagTGCGGCGTGGCACGAGACGGAGGGAGAGGGCCacgtcttcttcctccgcgCGCCGGGCAACTGCGACAAGGCCAGGCAGCTCATGGATCGCGTCGTGGCATTCATATCAGGCGCATGA
- the LOC102709109 gene encoding 2-hydroxyisoflavanone dehydratase-like, producing the protein MATQPEEPDVVVFEAPAHFRFYKSGKIERLHRPPCLPAGVDEATGVTSKDVVLDADTGLSVRLYLPKLQEPSKKLPVLVFFHGGGFLIESADSSTYHSYLNTLAAAAGVLVVSVDYRLAPEHPLPAAYDDSWAALLWAASAPDGWLSEHGDTARLFLAGDSAGANIVHDMLMRAGSNGGPRIEGAILLHPWFGGSTAIEGEPPAAAAITGMIWCFACPGAAGGAGADDPRLNPLAPGAPALEKLACERMLVCAGQKDALAPRNRAYHDAVAASAWRGSLAWLESEGEDHVFFLQKPECENAKQLLDRVLEFIAAGSPP; encoded by the coding sequence ATGGCCACCCAGCCGGAGGAGCCCGACGTGGTCGTGTTCGAGGCTCCGGCCCACTTCCGCTTCTACAAGAGCGGCAAGATAGAGCGCCTTCACCGACCTCCCTGCCTtcccgccggcgtcgacgaggcCACCGGCGTCACCTCCAAGGACGTCGTCCTCGACGCCGACACGGGCCTCTCCGTGCGCCTCTACCTTCCCAAGCTGCAAGAGCCCTCCAAGAAGCTCCCCGTCCTCGTCTTCTTCCACGGTGGCGGCTTCCTCATCGAGTCGGCCGACTCCTCCACCTACCACAGCTACCTCAataccctcgccgccgcagccggcgTCCTCGTGGTGTCCGTCGACTACCGCCTGGCACCGGAGCACCCGCTGCCGGCGGCCTACGACGACTCCTGGGCCGCGCTACTGTGGGCGGCGTCAGCGCCAGATGGCTGGCTCAGCGAGCACGGTGACACGGCCCGACTGTtcctcgccggcgacagcGCCGGGGCCAACATCGTGCACGACATGCTCATGAGGGCGGGCTCGAACGGCGGGCCAAGAATCGAGGGGGCGATACTGCTTCACCCATGGTTCGGCGGGAGCACGGCGATCGAGGGGGAGcccccggccgcggccgcgatCACCGGGATGATCTGGTGCTTCGCGTGCCCgggggcggccggcggcgccggcgcggacgACCCGAGGCTGAATCCGCTGGCGCCGGGCGCGCCGGCGCTGGAGAAGCTCGCGTGCGAGAGGATGCTGGTGTGCGCCGGGCAGAAGGACGCGCTGGCGCCGAGGAACCGCGCGTACCACGACGCCGTGGCGGCgagcgcgtggcgcgggagCTTGGCGTGGCTCGAGTCGGAGGGGGAGGATCACGTGTTTTTCCTCCAGAAGCCGGAGTGCGAGAATGCCAAGCAGCTCCTGGACCGTGTCTTGGAGTTCATAGCCGCCGGATCTCCTCCCTAG
- the LOC102708829 gene encoding 2-hydroxyisoflavanone dehydratase-like, with the protein MSINGGATVSAGWVAAQPRRRRTVDHRSGLLRPSHVSTTVSPSLKCFFGTWRMVARSTSQKDSSVATEPEPDDEVVLESPEHFRIYKSGKIDRLNRPPVLPAGLDEATGVTSKDVVLDAETGVSVRLFLPRLQEPSKKLPVVVFFHGGAFFIESAGSATYHSYVNSLAAAAGALVVSVDYRLAPEHPLPAAYDDSWAGLRWAASAQDGWIAEHGDTAHLFIAGDSAGANIAHEMLVRAAASGGPRMEGAILLHPWFGGSKEIEGEPEGGAAITAAMWSYACPEAAAGADDPRLNPLAPGGPAMEKLPCERMLVCAGQKDVLAPRNRAYYDAVAASAWRGSLEWLESEGEGHVFFLGKPECENAKQLMDRVVAFMAGEA; encoded by the coding sequence ATGTCCATCAATGGAGGCGCCACCGTTTCGGCTGGTTGGGTGGCCGCCcaacctcgccggcgacgaacgGTTGATCACAGAAGTGGCTTACTTCGACCATCACATGTGTCCACCACTGTTTCGCCCAGCCTGAAATGCTTCTTCGGTACGTGGAGAATGGTAGCTCGTTCTACCTCCCAGAAGGACTCGTCGGTGGCCACTGAACCGGAACCAGATGACGAGGTGGTGCTAGAGTCGCCGGAGCATTTCCGCATCTACAAGAGCGGCAAGATCGACCGCCTCAACCGGCCACCAGTGCTTCCCGCTGGCCTCGACGAGGCCACCGGCGTTACCTCCAAGGACGTCGTCCTCGACGCCGAGACGGGGGTCTCTGTTCGCCTCTTCCTCCCAAGGCTGCAGGAGCCCTCCAAGAAGCtccccgtcgtcgtcttcttccacGGCGGCGCGTTCTTCATCGAGTCGGCCGGCTCCGCCACGTACCACAGCTACGTCAActccctcgccgcggcggccggcgccctCGTGGTGTCCGTCGACTACAGGCTCGCCCCGGAGCACCCGCTCCCTGCGGCCTACGACGACTCTTGGGCTGGGCTCCGGTGGGCGGCCTCGGCGCAGGACGGCTGGATCGCCGAGCACGGCGACACGGCGCACCTCTTCATCGCCGGGGACAGCGCCGGCGCTAACATCGCGCACGAGATGCTCGTGAGGGCGGCCGCCAGCGGCGGGCCGAGGATGGAGGGGGCGATACTGCTGCACCCGTGGTTCGGCGGGAGCAAGGAGATCGAGGGAGAGCCGGAGGGTGGAGCCGCGATCACCGCGGCGATGTGGTCCTACGCGTGcccggaggccgccgccggcgcggacgACCCGAGGCTGAACCCGCTTGCGCCGGGCGGGCCGGCGATGGAGAAGCTCCCGTGCGAGAGGATGCTGGTGTGCGCCGGGCAGAAGGACGTGCTGGCGCCGAGGAACCGCGCCTACTACGACGCCGTGGCGGCgagcgcgtggcgcgggagCTTGGAGTGGCTCGAGTCGGAGGGGGAGGGGCACGTGTTCTTCCTGGGGAAGCCGGAGTGCGAGAATGCTAAGCAGCTCATGGATCGCGTCGTGGCGTTCATGGCCGGAGAAGCATGA
- the LOC102715786 gene encoding probable carboxylesterase 12: MEPNSDEILLDMESLRIYRSGKMDRLHRPVLAPAGVDEATGVTSKDVVVDADTGLSVRIFLPAASPDPSKKEKRPVLVFFHGGAFVIESAVSTTYHNYVATLAAAAGVVAVSVEYHLAPEHPVPAAYDDAWTALLWAASAKDEWLAEHADSGRLFIAGDSAGGNMVHHVLIKAASSHSAPKIEGAILLHPWFGGNTLVEGEPEATAKDMAVIWEFACPTAVGGVDDPRMNPTAPGSPRLENLRCDRMLVCTGEKDWAGARGRAYNAAVTASAWRGSASWLESEGEGHVFFLEKPECDKAKELMDRVVAFISGS; encoded by the coding sequence ATGGAGCCCAACTCCGATGAGATACTGCTCGACATGGAGTCCTTGCGCATCTACCGGAGTGGCAAGATGGACCGTCTCCACCGTCCCGTTCTTGCGCCtgccggcgtcgacgaggcCACCGGCGTCACGTCCAAGGACGTGGTCGTCGACGCTGACACCGGCCTGTCCGTGCGCAtcttcctccccgccgccagcCCGGATCCGTCCAAGAAGGAGAAGCGCCCCGTCCTCGTCTTCTTCCACGGCGGCGCCTTCGTCATCGAGTCGGCCGTCTCCACGACGTACCACAACTACGTCgcgaccctcgccgccgcggccggcgtcgtcgccgtctccgtGGAGTACCACCTCGCGCCCGAGCACCCGGTGCCCGCCGCCTATGACGACGCCTGGACCGCGCTCCTGTGGGCCGCGTCGGCGAAGGACGAGTGGCTTGCCGAGCACGCGGACAGTGGCCGCCTCTTCATCGCCGGAGacagcgccggcggcaacaTGGTGCACCACGTCCTGATCAAGGCGGCGTCTTCCCATTCAGCGCCGAAGATAGAAGGCGCCATACTTCTGCACCCTTGGTTCGGCGGGAACACGCTCGTCGAAGGTGAGCCCGAGGCGACGGCCAAGGACATGGCCGTGATCTGGGAATTCGCGTGCCCGACCGCGGtgggcggcgtcgacgaccCGAGGATGAATCCTACGGCGCCGGGCTCGCCGAGGCTGGAGAACCTCAGGTGTGATAGGATGCTAGTCTGCACCGGCGAGAAGGACTGGGCCGGGGCGCGGGGCCGCGCGTACAACGCGGCGGTGACCGCgagcgcgtggcgcgggagCGCCTCGTGGCTCGAGTCGGAAGGAGAGGGGCACGTGTTCTTCTTGGAGAAGCCGGAGTGCGACAAGGCCAAGGAGCTCATGGACCGCGTCGTGGCTTTCATCTCCGGCTCCTGA